Proteins found in one Amphiura filiformis chromosome 14, Afil_fr2py, whole genome shotgun sequence genomic segment:
- the LOC140169542 gene encoding uncharacterized protein encodes MEFLEQQAIATAPLDCKPRLWKRYVDDILEIVNENQVDNLTTHLNQTDPTDNIKFTYEKEHDGSIPFLDTLIVRKPDGTVQLLVYRKATHTDQYLNFASHLPIHHKLGVVRTLLDRMNCVVTEKKDIEQEKDKIKRALKQCGYPEWTFNQVKRKMDNKQVAKPNKNKDSTEKNKGLVTIPYVEKLSETTTRIFRKHGIATAVRPRTTLRKLLVHPRTKETPFVRPIVCMRYLAPIVTLLMWVIQVDVLKPDWVNIRRNRTK; translated from the coding sequence ATGGAGTTTTTAGAGCAACAAGCCATTGCGACAGCCCCATTAGACTGTAAACCACGGCTCTGGAAACGGTATGTCGATGACATTTTGGAGATTGTCAACGAAAACCAGGTTGATAATTTAACCACTCATCTCAATCAAACCGACCCTACGGACAATATTAAGTTCACTTATGAGAAAGAACATGATGGGTCAATACCGTTTCTCGATACACTTATCGTCCGCAAACCCGATGGTACTGTACAACTGCTGGTTTACAGGAAAGCAACGCACACAGACCAGTACCTCAATTTCGCTTCGCATCTCCCCATACATCATAAACTTGGTGTGGTCCGCACGCTGTTGGATAGGATGAACTGTGTTGTTACGGAAAAGAAGGATATAGAACAGGAAAAGGACAAAATCAAACGCGCCCTAAAACAATGTGGGTACCCGGAGTGGACGTTTAACCAGGTAAAACGCAAAATGGACAATAAACAGGTGGCAAAACCGAACAAGAACAAGGATTCCACAGAGAAAAACAAAGGACTTGTCACCATTCCTTATGTTGAGAAATTGTCTGAAACGACCACtcgcatttttagaaagcatggcATCGCCACCGCGGTACGCCCTCGTACTACCCTGAGGAAATTGTTAGTCCACCCAAGGACAAAAGAGACCCCCTTTGTACGACCGATTGTGTGTATGAGATACCTTGCGCCAATTGTGACACTACTTATGTGGGTGATACAGGTCGACGTTTTGAAACCAGATTGGGTGAACATAAGAAGGAATCGGACAAAGTAG